The Deltaproteobacteria bacterium genomic sequence CGAACAGATCATGAGGTTTCTCATCGACGCCATGGACCGCCCCACCTTCATGTCCGCGCATCACGGCCATCATCCGGAGATCGAGATCACCGGCCCGGCCACTGCGGTCGGCATCTGGGCACTGTCGGACTATGTCATCGATCTCGACGCCGGCATCACGCTGCGCGGCGCTGCCTTCTATCGTGACGAGTACGTCAAGGTAGACGGCCAGTGGAAGATCAAGTTCACGGGTTACGAGCGCACCTTCGAGGAGATCGAAAGCCGCGCCGACAGCCCCAGCCTGCAGCTTACCGACAACCGCTTTGCCAAGTAGCAGCCGTGCGCCAGGCGGCTCGGGCGGTTCAGGCGGGCCGGCCAGGCCGGGTCGAAACAGCTTGTGCGGAGGGGGCACTTAGGCTAGGTAGCCACTTGCATTCGTTGGGCGCATCAACTAATTGCGCAGGAAAGTTTTCCGTCAGGAGGTGACAGATGGGAGCACAAAGTGCAAACGCCCTTTCGTTCGGCAACGTCATCAAACGCCGGCGCCGGCAACTCGAGCAGACCCAGGCGCAGATTGCCGAGAAGGTCGGCTGCCGCCCGAACTACATCGGCTACTTGGAAGTCGGCGCCCGGCATCCCAGCCCGAAGGTGGTGACGAAGCTGGCCAAGGCGCTCGACCTCGACGAGCAGGAGATGTTCTTGCTCGCCAACCCCGGGCTGCGCTCGATGGTGGCGCCGCAATCGGCCCCCGAGGGCTCGGCTTGGGAGCGCTTCAAAGCCAACAAGCGCATGCATACGCGCCACGGCATCACGCGCGCCGAGTTGAGCGTCCTCGAAGCGGTGTCGAAGATCGGCCCGATGTGTGAGCAGCGCGATTTTCTCTTCATCCTGCAAGCCATCCGGCAAGGAATGACGCACGAGTGAGAGCTGGCGCCAGCGGCGCCTTTGTTCTCAGCGGGTGCAGCTTTTCGGTAGCGATCGCAGGGCTGCAAGATACATGAGCTCGGCAGGGGCGGTTGCGCCCCTGCCGCAGCGCCGGCTTGTGAGAGGCGACTGCGCCGTCAGCCTTCGACCCTGGCCGAGGGGGCCGAGATCGGTGCCGGCGCCGCAACCGGCGCGTGGACACGGCGCCGCCAAGGCTGCCAGGCCTTGAGGTCCTCGAACAGCGAGTAAGCCACCGGCGTCATCAACAGCGTAATCAGCAGGCACAGCGTCTGCCCGCCCATGACCACGATGCCGATCGAGCGGTTGGTCTCCGACCCGTCGGCGGTGGAGAACACCAGCGGCACCATGCCCGCAACCAGCGAGATGGTCGTCATCAGAATCGGCCGCAGGCGCTCGCGATTGGCCTGAATAATGGCTTCGCGCAGTGGCACGCCCGCGGCCCGCAGGCCGATGGTGTGGTCGATCTGCAAGATGGCGTTCTTCTTCACCACCCCGAACAGCAGCAAGATACCGAGAGCGCTGAACATATCGAGGGTGCCGCCGATGAGCCACAACGAGAACAAGGCGAACGGGACCGCCAGCGGCAGCGAGAGCAAAATAGTGACCGGGTGCAAGAAGCTATCGAACTGGCTCGCCAGCACCATGTACATGAATATCACCGATAGTAGCAGCGCAACCTGGAAGCCCTGACGGGTCTCGCCGTAAAGCTTGCCCATGCCGCTCACCCCGGTGTGGTAGCCGGGTGGAACCTCGAGCTGGGCCACCTTGTGCTCCAGCGCATCAAGCGCGTCGCCGAGGGGATTGCCCGGCGCCATGTTGGCGAGCAGGCTGATCTGCCGCTCGCGCTGCAGGCGGTCGATCTGCGCCGGTCCGGTGCCGTGCATCAGGTCCACGACGCTGTCCAGCCGCGCCTGGCCCAGGCGCGTCGAAGGTACCGTCAGGCGCGTGATGGTGTCGGCATCGGAGCGGTACTGCTGGTCGAGACGCAACCGCACATCGACGAGATCCACGCCTTCTTTGAACGTCGTCACCTTATCGCCGGCCACCATTGTGCGTAGACTGAAGGCGACGTCGGCGACGTCCACGCCCAGATCGGCGGCCTTGGCGCGATTGATTCGCACCTGGAACTCAGGTCGGCCGGGCTCCGAGGTCGTGTCGATGTCCACGATGCCCGGGATCGATGCCATCACGCCGGCGATCGAGTTCGCCAAACGTTCCAGCTCCGCCAAGTCCGGCCCTTGCACGTGGTAGACGATCTCGGCCGAGCGAAAGCCGCTGCCGGACATCGCCGGCGGCTGATCCACGCTGCTGCGCAGTTCCGGGTAGCGGCGTAGAATCTCGCGGGCGCGGGTCATCAGCTCGAACTGGCTCACGGTGCGCTGTCGCAGCGAGTAGAGATCCACCGCCATCTGCGCCGTGGTGACGGAATCGGTCTCCGGTGAGCCGACCGTAACCGTGAGGTGGCGCACGCCCGGCAGGGCTTGGATCTCGCGCTCGATCTCGCGCGCCACCGCGTCGCTGCGAGCCAGCGAGTAGCCCTGCGGCATCTTCAGGTTGATTTCAAAGTCGCCGCGATCCTCCTCCGGCACGAAGGCGCTGCCGACGTGTTCGGCAATCACCGGGATCGAGGCGATCGTCAGCACCGCCCCCGCCACGACCGCCCAGCGATGCCGCAGCGACCAGTGCAACATGGCAGCGTAACTGCGATCGATCGGCCGAAAGAACCAGGCCTCGCGGGAGGGACCCTGGCGCCGCCCGTGCGACAGGAAACGCGAGCACAGCATCGGCGTGAGGGTGAAGCCCACCAGCAGCGAGACCATGATGGCGCCGGCCATGGTCAGCCCGAAGCTTTCGAGGAACTGCCCCATGATCCCGGGAATGAAGGCCACCGGCACGAAGATCACCACCAGCGACAGCGTGGTCGCGCTCACCGCCAGGCCGACCTCGGCGGTGGCGGCGCGCGCGGCCTCGAAGGGCGCCATGCCCTTCTCCTCGATGAAACGAAAGATGTTCTCCAGCACCACAATCGCGTCGTCGATGACTATGCCCACCGACAGGGTGAGGGCCAGCAGCGTGAGCCAGTTCAAGCTGAAGCCCATCACCTTCATCAAGGCGAAGGTGGCGATCACCGAGCACGGAATCGCCACCCCGGCAATCAGGGTCGCGCGCCAGTTGCCCATGAACAAGAACACCACCACGCTGGCCAGCAGTGAGCCCAGCACCAGGTGTTTCTGCACCTCGGCCAGGGCAATGCGGATGAAGTAGGCCTGGTCGCGGGTGACGGCGACCTCGACCCCGGGAGGCAAAGTGCGGCGGACTTCGTCCAGGCGTGCCAGCACCGCGTCGACCGTCGCCACCGTGTTGGCCCCCGACTGCTTGCGCACCAGCAGGGTCAAGCCGTTACGGCCGTTGTGGCGCGACAGCGAGCGGGGCTCGACGAAACCATCGACGGCACGGCCGAGGTCACGGATGCGAATCGGCGTGCCGTGCCGCATAGTCACCACCAGCGATTCGAAGTCGCTGACCGTATTCACTCGGCCGAGCGTGCGCAGCATGGCCTCGTGGTTGCGCTCGACCACGTGGCCGCCGGGCACCTCGAGATTTTGCGCCGCCAACGCCCGGGCCACCTCGCGCATGGTCAGCCCGTAGGCCTCCAGGCGCCGGGGGTCGACGACGATCTGCACCTCGCGCTCGCGCGCACCCACGACACGGATGGCGCCCACCCCCGCTGCGCTCTCCAAAGGCTCCTTGACTTGCCGCTTGGCGATCTCGGTCAACTCGCGTAGGTCGCGGTTGCCGGACACCGCGATCATCATCACCGGCGTACTGTCGGGATCGAACTTCTCCACCACCGGTGGATCGGTGCCCTCGGGCAGCTGGTTGAGCACCGTGGCCACCTTGTCGCGTACGTCCTGCGCCGCCGCTTCCAGATCGCGCTCGAGGTGGAAAACCACGATCACGCGGGAAAACCCCTCGAGGGTGATCGAGCGCACTTCGTCGATGCCGCTGACGGTGTTCACCGCTTCTTCGAGGACCTTGCTGACCTGGGCTTCCATCTCCTCCGGCCCGGCCCCCTTGAGCGTGGTGGTGACGGCGATGACCGGAATGTCGATGTGGGGAAACAGGTCGACCACCAGCGAGCGGTAGGAGAATATCCCCATCACCACCAGAGCCATGATGCCCATGGTGGCAAAGACGGGGCGGCGGACTGAGATGTCGGCGAGAATCATAGAACTAGTGTGATGTCCGAACGGCGGCGCGGTTGGTCGGCCGCCGGCTCGAGCGCCCGTCGCCGAGCGCACTCAGGATGGCATGCGCTCCCGCTTGGTACTGCGTCAAGCGGCCGCGCCGCTCGGTGACCCAGCGGGTGACCATGGCATTGATGGTACCTAGCAAC encodes the following:
- a CDS encoding nuclear transport factor 2 family protein codes for the protein MYDLQEIEAIKRLKYKYFRCLDQHSWAELRETFTEDAASAYGGGKYSFQGREQIMRFLIDAMDRPTFMSAHHGHHPEIEITGPATAVGIWALSDYVIDLDAGITLRGAAFYRDEYVKVDGQWKIKFTGYERTFEEIESRADSPSLQLTDNRFAK
- a CDS encoding efflux RND transporter permease subunit — its product is MILADISVRRPVFATMGIMALVVMGIFSYRSLVVDLFPHIDIPVIAVTTTLKGAGPEEMEAQVSKVLEEAVNTVSGIDEVRSITLEGFSRVIVVFHLERDLEAAAQDVRDKVATVLNQLPEGTDPPVVEKFDPDSTPVMMIAVSGNRDLRELTEIAKRQVKEPLESAAGVGAIRVVGAREREVQIVVDPRRLEAYGLTMREVARALAAQNLEVPGGHVVERNHEAMLRTLGRVNTVSDFESLVVTMRHGTPIRIRDLGRAVDGFVEPRSLSRHNGRNGLTLLVRKQSGANTVATVDAVLARLDEVRRTLPPGVEVAVTRDQAYFIRIALAEVQKHLVLGSLLASVVVFLFMGNWRATLIAGVAIPCSVIATFALMKVMGFSLNWLTLLALTLSVGIVIDDAIVVLENIFRFIEEKGMAPFEAARAATAEVGLAVSATTLSLVVIFVPVAFIPGIMGQFLESFGLTMAGAIMVSLLVGFTLTPMLCSRFLSHGRRQGPSREAWFFRPIDRSYAAMLHWSLRHRWAVVAGAVLTIASIPVIAEHVGSAFVPEEDRGDFEINLKMPQGYSLARSDAVAREIEREIQALPGVRHLTVTVGSPETDSVTTAQMAVDLYSLRQRTVSQFELMTRAREILRRYPELRSSVDQPPAMSGSGFRSAEIVYHVQGPDLAELERLANSIAGVMASIPGIVDIDTTSEPGRPEFQVRINRAKAADLGVDVADVAFSLRTMVAGDKVTTFKEGVDLVDVRLRLDQQYRSDADTITRLTVPSTRLGQARLDSVVDLMHGTGPAQIDRLQRERQISLLANMAPGNPLGDALDALEHKVAQLEVPPGYHTGVSGMGKLYGETRQGFQVALLLSVIFMYMVLASQFDSFLHPVTILLSLPLAVPFALFSLWLIGGTLDMFSALGILLLFGVVKKNAILQIDHTIGLRAAGVPLREAIIQANRERLRPILMTTISLVAGMVPLVFSTADGSETNRSIGIVVMGGQTLCLLITLLMTPVAYSLFEDLKAWQPWRRRVHAPVAAPAPISAPSARVEG
- a CDS encoding helix-turn-helix domain-containing protein — translated: MGAQSANALSFGNVIKRRRRQLEQTQAQIAEKVGCRPNYIGYLEVGARHPSPKVVTKLAKALDLDEQEMFLLANPGLRSMVAPQSAPEGSAWERFKANKRMHTRHGITRAELSVLEAVSKIGPMCEQRDFLFILQAIRQGMTHE